A DNA window from Pyrus communis chromosome 3, drPyrComm1.1, whole genome shotgun sequence contains the following coding sequences:
- the LOC137728557 gene encoding uncharacterized protein: MAPPSLLLGPPELKNSLKSDSSYPVDADYYGGEATTGRPPMGFTENGAPTFVSSGNPCLDLFFHVVPDTPASYLNQQLPLAWSHDALTTLKLICNLRGVRGTGKSDKQNFYMAAIWLHNHHPRTLACNLFSFAEFGYFKDLPEILYQLLEGPNVRAIQKSQWLERKSSVVGVLSRGRFKRTKTKEPRVPKVKKLTGAERAQLEKENVRASRKKKFLAMAKKAVERYQLDPDYQFLHERVSDLFAECLKSDIEHLNSDKQPKKISLAAKWCPSIDSSFDRATLICECIAKKVFPRESYVEYQELEEEHYAYRVRDRLRKEVLVPLRKALELPEVYMSATQWGLIPYNRVASVAMKLYKDKFLKHDHERFGKYLADVKAGKSTIAAGALLPHEIIASLNIDSYMVYRYMDSDDEDRVQDDGGCQVAELQWKRMVDDLLKQGKLRDSLAVCDVSGSMNGDPMDVSVALGLLLSELSADPWKGKVITFSVSPKLHLIEGDDLRAKCAFMRDMDWGDNTNFQRVFDLLLEVAVKGNLKPEDMIKRVFVFSDMEFDESSATGNDWETDYEAIKRKFEEKGYGNAVPQIVFWNLRHSEATPAPSNQPGVAFLSGFSKNLIKMFMDNDGEIRPDRIMEAAISGEEYQRLVLVD, from the coding sequence ATGGCTCCTCCAAGTCTTCTTCTTGGTCCTCCGGAGCTCAAAAATTCCCTCAAATCCGATTCCAGCTATCCAGTGGATGCCGATTACTACGGCGGCGAAGCCACCACTGGCAGACCCCCGATGGGCTTCACCGAGAACGGCGCACCCACCTTCGTCTCCTCAGGCAACCCCTGCCTCGATCTCTTCTTCCACGTTGTGCCCGACACCCCGGCATCCTACCTCAATCAACAGCTCCCGCTGGCTTGGTCCCACGACGCCCTAACCACCCTCAAACTAATCTGCAACCTCCGAGGCGTGCGCGGCACCGGAAAGTCCGACAAGCAGAACTTCTACATGGCTGCGATTTGGCTCCACAACCACCACCCCAGAACCCTGGCTTGCAATCTCTTCTCTTTCGCGGAGTTTGGGTACTTTAAGGACCTCCCGGAGATTCTTTACCAGCTTCTAGAAGGTCCGAACGTGAGGGCGATCCAGAAGAGCCAGTGGTTGGAGAGGAAGAGCAGCGTGGTGGGTGTACTGAGCAGGGGGAGGTTTAAGCGCACAAAGACCAAGGAGCCTCGGGTACCGAAAGTGAAAAAATTGACCGGAGCGGAGAGGGCACAATTGGAAAAGGAGAATGTGAGGGCTTCGAGGAAGAAGAAGTTTCTGGCCATGGCGAAGAAGGCGGTTGAGAGGTACCAGCTCGACCCAGATTACCAATTCTTGCACGAAAGGGTTTCGGATCTCTTCGCGGAGTGCTTGAAATCCGACATTGAGCACTTGAATTCGGATAAACAGCCCAAGAAGATCAGCCTTGCCGCGAAGTGGTGCCCTTCAATTGACTCCTCGTTCGATCGGGCAACTCTTATCTGCGAATGCATCGCGAAGAAGGTTTTCCCGCGAGAATCTTACGTTGAGTATCAGGAATTGGAGGAGGAGCATTACGCGTACAGGGTTCGTGATAGGCTGAGAAAGGAGGTGTTGGTGCCCTTGAGGAAGGCGTTGGAGTTGCCGGAGGTTTATATGTCCGCCACTCAATGGGGGTTGATTCCCTACAATCGGGTGGCTTCCGTGGCCATGAAGCTTTACAAGGACAAGTTCTTGAAGCATGATCACGAGCGGTTCGGAAAGTATTTGGCCGATGTGAAAGCTGGTAAGTCCACCATTGCGGCGGGTGCTCTGCTTCCGCACGAGATCATCGCCTCTCTGAATATTGACAGTTATATGGTGTATAGATACATGGATAGCGATGATGAGGATCGGGTTCAAGACGATGGGGGGTGTCAAGTGGCTGAGCTTCAGTGGAAGAGGATGGTGGATGACTTGTTGAAGCAGGGGAAGTTGAGGGATTCCTTGGCGGTTTGTGATGTCTCCGGAAGCATGAATGGAGACCCGATGGACGTGTCTGTGGCTTTGGGGCTTCTGTTGTCGGAATTGAGTGCAGATCCATGGAAAGGAAAGGTTATCACTTTCAGCGTGTCGCCTAAGCTGCATTTGATCGAAGGCGATGATCTCCGGGCCAAGTGTGCGTTCATGAGAGACATGGATTGGGGGGACAACACCAATTTCCAAAGGGTGTTTGATTTGCTTCTCGAGGTGGCCGTGAAGGGGAACTTGAAGCCGGAGGACATGATAAAAAGGGTGTTTGTGTTCAGCGACATGGAGTTTGATGAATCCTCGGCTACAGGGAACGATTGGGAGACCGATTACGAGGCAATTAAAAGGAAGTTTGAAGAGAAAGGGTATGGGAACGCGGTGCCACAGATAGTGTTTTGGAATCTGAGGCACTCGGAGGCTACGCCTGCGCCTTCGAACCAACCTGGGGTGGCATTCTTGAGCGGATTCTCCAAGAACTTGATCAAGATGTTCATGGATAATGATGGGGAAATCCGCCCGGATCGCATCATGGAAGCAGCCATCTCCGGTGAAGAGTATCAGAGATTGGTTCTGGTGGACTGA
- the LOC137730302 gene encoding uncharacterized protein codes for MIPHQWGSPCGNQCTHKYAALMQIPWRVFCKKGCDADGETWEECLEECSEICYKDPVLKDQQWSACIDRSPGVDRYSEECFHACVSGCSFKFDKNPDIADKVRPNRPAKPPPVEKPAAPPAESTATAEDISTAEDILGTSA; via the exons atgatacCGCATCAATGGGGGTCTCCGTGCGGCAACCAATGCACGCACAAGTACGCAGCTCTTATGCAGATTCCAT GGAGAGTATTTTGCAAAAAAGGGTGCGATGCGGATGGAGAAACTTGGGAAGAAT GCTTGGAAGAGTGCAGTGAGATATGCTATAAGGATCCTGTCTTAAAGGACCAACAATGGAGTGCTTGCATTGACCGTTCTCCCGGAGTTGACAGGTACTCAGAG GAGTGTTTTCATGCTTGTGTATCTGGTTGCAGTTTCAAG TTTGATAAAAATCCAGACATAGCTGATAAAGTTCGTCCAAACAGGCCGGCTAAGCCTCCCCCTGTTGAAAAGCCCGCCGCACCACCTGCTGAATCCACGGCAACAGCCGAAGACATATCAACAGCCGAAGACATTCTTGGCACTTCTGCATAG